In Dehalococcoidales bacterium, a genomic segment contains:
- a CDS encoding MBL fold metallo-hydrolase: protein MDINWLGHSCFKIKGKQATVITDPFSAGIGYTLGKQSADIVTVSHNHPGHSNVSAINGDPYVITGPGEYEISDVLVIGLPSYHDNEHGSLRGKNTVYLIEIDDVSICHLGDLGYPLTEDQLEELGTVDILMLPVGGVSTINAAAAASVVRQIEPKIVIPMHYGTPLLNRELDPIEKFLKEIGAHDTTPLPKLSITKNRLPLSMQVTLLDL, encoded by the coding sequence ATGGATATTAATTGGCTCGGACATTCGTGTTTTAAGATTAAAGGGAAACAGGCGACCGTTATCACCGACCCGTTTTCGGCGGGTATCGGCTATACGCTCGGTAAACAGAGCGCCGATATTGTTACCGTTAGTCATAATCACCCCGGACACTCCAACGTCAGCGCTATTAACGGCGATCCTTACGTAATAACCGGTCCGGGCGAATACGAAATCAGCGATGTTCTGGTTATCGGGCTTCCTTCTTATCACGATAACGAACATGGCTCGCTAAGGGGCAAGAATACCGTTTATTTGATTGAGATAGACGACGTTAGTATTTGCCACCTCGGCGATTTGGGGTATCCCTTAACCGAAGACCAACTCGAAGAACTGGGAACCGTTGATATACTGATGTTACCGGTTGGCGGTGTCTCAACAATCAACGCAGCCGCAGCGGCATCCGTTGTACGCCAAATTGAGCCCAAAATAGTGATACCGATGCATTACGGGACCCCTTTACTAAACCGTGAGCTTGATCCGATTGAGAAATTCTTAAAAGAAATCGGCGCGCACGACACAACGCCTTTGCCGAAGCTTTCAATTACCAAGAACAGACTTCCGCTTTCGATGCAGGTTACCCTGCTTGATCTTTAA
- a CDS encoding metallophosphoesterase family protein, producing MKYALLADIHSNLEALTAVLEDIDKRAAVDELWIMGDTVGYGPNPSECIKLLRSRKHTAVCGNHDIYCADAPESLYIFGPEAFTSCRWTASVLTAEDIEYLKDLPNVAERDDFMLVHGSPREPLWEYVISQSVALVNFDYFRNKYCLVGHSHTPLIFKLDENKNCVGVPFTENIGVVLGKDKMIINPGSVGQPRDEDPRASYAIYDSESKVIRLYRVPYDIKLTQQKMIKQNLPIRLISRLEKGL from the coding sequence ATGAAATACGCATTGTTAGCCGATATTCACTCTAACTTGGAAGCATTGACTGCCGTCCTTGAAGATATTGACAAGCGCGCTGCCGTTGATGAGCTTTGGATAATGGGTGATACTGTCGGTTATGGCCCCAATCCGTCAGAATGCATTAAACTCCTGCGTAGTCGCAAGCATACCGCCGTTTGCGGTAACCACGATATTTATTGTGCCGACGCTCCGGAGTCCCTTTATATTTTCGGCCCCGAAGCCTTTACTTCCTGTCGTTGGACCGCAAGCGTTTTGACAGCGGAGGATATTGAATATCTTAAAGACTTGCCCAATGTTGCCGAGCGTGACGATTTCATGCTGGTACACGGCAGCCCGCGTGAGCCGTTATGGGAATATGTGATATCGCAGAGTGTGGCGCTTGTTAATTTTGATTATTTTCGTAATAAATACTGCCTGGTAGGACACTCGCACACGCCTCTCATTTTTAAGCTGGATGAAAACAAAAACTGCGTTGGTGTACCGTTTACGGAAAATATCGGAGTGGTGCTCGGTAAGGACAAAATGATTATTAACCCGGGCAGTGTCGGGCAGCCGAGAGATGAAGACCCGCGCGCAAGCTATGCCATTTATGATAGCGAAAGCAAGGTAATCAGGTTGTATCGCGTGCCGTACGATATAAAACTGACCCAGCAAAAAATGATTAAACAGAATTTGCCGATACGTTTAATATCTCGTTTAGAGAAAGGTTTATAA
- the rsmA gene encoding 16S rRNA (adenine(1518)-N(6)/adenine(1519)-N(6))-dimethyltransferase RsmA has translation MNSNNRQRDLLAETQRYLRRLDLKARKKLGQHFLVDEDALAAIVSAAELTADDLVIEVGPGLGVLTDELVKKAGAVVAVELDDRLAEILRKKMTAATNFTVVNKDILKAEPQEFLAQPVALNVLKGAQPIYKVVANLPYYITSAVLRYFLEALPQPSVMVVMVQKEVAEAIAAEQGKMSLLSTSIHFYGKPEIVRYVPAASFYPPPEVDSAVLKIKVYDKPRLDIDDVNGFFNLVRAGFAASRKQLPNSLAQGLKWEKERAVVLLAKAEIAANRRAETLSLEEWGQLWEIFKEDNQC, from the coding sequence TTGAACAGCAATAACCGACAGCGTGATTTATTGGCGGAAACGCAGCGTTATTTACGGCGCCTCGATTTAAAAGCGCGCAAAAAACTCGGACAGCATTTTCTTGTAGACGAAGATGCTTTAGCGGCAATCGTTTCGGCTGCCGAACTTACCGCCGATGACCTGGTTATCGAGGTGGGGCCGGGGTTGGGGGTTTTAACCGATGAACTGGTAAAAAAAGCCGGCGCCGTTGTTGCCGTTGAACTTGACGACCGGCTGGCGGAAATCCTTAGAAAGAAAATGACGGCAGCAACTAATTTTACCGTAGTTAATAAAGATATTTTAAAAGCCGAACCGCAAGAGTTTCTGGCACAGCCGGTAGCGCTAAACGTCTTGAAAGGGGCTCAGCCGATTTATAAAGTGGTTGCAAACCTGCCCTATTATATTACCTCCGCCGTACTGCGCTATTTTCTGGAAGCTTTACCGCAGCCGTCTGTTATGGTTGTAATGGTGCAAAAGGAAGTCGCCGAAGCTATCGCTGCCGAACAGGGCAAAATGAGTCTGCTTAGCACCAGCATACATTTCTACGGTAAGCCCGAAATTGTAAGGTACGTACCGGCAGCAAGTTTTTACCCGCCGCCCGAAGTTGATTCCGCCGTTTTAAAAATAAAAGTTTACGATAAACCGCGTCTTGATATAGACGATGTTAACGGATTTTTTAATCTTGTTCGTGCCGGATTTGCCGCTTCGCGCAAGCAGCTCCCCAACTCACTGGCACAGGGGTTAAAATGGGAAAAAGAAAGGGCGGTTGTACTTCTGGCAAAAGCCGAAATCGCTGCTAATCGCCGTGCGGAAACCCTCTCACTTGAGGAATGGGGGCAGCTCTGGGAGATATTTAAAGAGGATAACCAATGTTAA
- the ispE gene encoding 4-(cytidine 5'-diphospho)-2-C-methyl-D-erythritol kinase, which produces MLKITAPAKINLTLEVLAKRSDGYHEIKSVIQAIDLCDTLSFEKGEGLNITCDDPNWEKEKSLIFKAVNLLADDLDRPLECKIHLSKRIPLLSGLAGDSSGAVAVLKGLNTFLNLGYTTERLAGLAAKLGSDTTFFLSGGSALMQGRGEIVEPLPPMPPTWVVLMLPQTERVIGKTAKMYSALRTDLFTAGEKTDALVARLKRGEDIDNDMLYNVFEYVAYDIYEGLGVLRDEFLSAGALTVHLAGSGPSLFALVDSETNALRICERLKAKGYSAFALKTL; this is translated from the coding sequence ATGTTAAAAATTACCGCTCCCGCTAAAATAAATTTGACACTTGAGGTGCTTGCCAAGCGCAGCGACGGTTATCACGAGATTAAAAGTGTTATTCAGGCAATTGATTTATGCGATACCTTGTCCTTTGAAAAAGGAGAGGGTCTTAATATAACGTGTGACGACCCGAATTGGGAGAAAGAAAAAAGCCTGATTTTCAAAGCGGTAAACTTGCTTGCAGACGATTTGGATAGGCCTTTGGAGTGTAAAATTCACCTAAGTAAACGGATCCCTTTACTTTCGGGGCTTGCCGGTGATTCCTCCGGCGCGGTAGCCGTGCTTAAAGGCTTGAATACCTTTTTGAATTTGGGCTATACAACCGAAAGGCTGGCAGGCCTGGCGGCCAAACTTGGCTCGGATACCACTTTTTTCTTATCGGGAGGCTCGGCCCTGATGCAAGGGCGGGGAGAAATCGTTGAACCCCTTCCTCCAATGCCTCCGACATGGGTCGTTTTAATGTTACCTCAAACAGAACGCGTAATCGGTAAAACCGCTAAAATGTACTCCGCTCTGAGAACGGATTTATTTACCGCAGGAGAAAAAACTGATGCGCTTGTTGCCAGGCTGAAACGCGGCGAAGATATCGATAATGATATGCTTTATAACGTTTTTGAATATGTGGCGTATGATATTTATGAAGGGCTTGGAGTCCTGCGCGATGAATTTTTAAGTGCCGGAGCTCTGACCGTTCACCTTGCCGGCTCGGGGCCTTCTCTTTTTGCTTTGGTTGATAGTGAAACGAATGCCCTTCGAATTTGTGAAAGGCTCAAAGCAAAAGGGTATTCAGCTTTTGCCTTAAAGACTCTTTGA
- a CDS encoding ABC transporter ATP-binding protein, translated as MNSSIVIENLTKYYDDFLALDNLSLTIEGNENIGFLGPNGAGKSTTLKILCGLLRPTSGKAYINGFNIASEKEKVLSQIGTIIETTEFYGYLTPAETLSYLGKLRGMSSDDLRRRIPQVIEMVNLEKWLNIKIEKFSRGMKQRLALAQTLLHDPPILIFDEPALGLDPRAVIEFRRIIIEAGKDKTVFFASHQLSEVAQICKHVAIIDRGKLLGYDAIENLERDYGSLENAYLELTGVPSE; from the coding sequence ATGAACTCGTCTATCGTTATTGAGAATCTTACCAAGTATTACGATGACTTTCTGGCATTGGATAATCTGTCGCTTACAATAGAGGGTAACGAAAATATCGGATTTTTAGGGCCCAACGGAGCCGGTAAAAGCACCACTTTAAAGATTTTATGCGGTCTTCTGCGCCCAACCTCCGGTAAAGCCTACATAAACGGTTTTAATATCGCTTCCGAGAAAGAAAAGGTCCTCTCCCAAATCGGTACAATTATTGAAACCACCGAATTTTACGGTTATTTAACCCCTGCGGAAACATTAAGCTACCTCGGTAAACTGCGCGGTATGAGTAGCGATGATTTACGTCGGCGTATCCCCCAAGTTATTGAAATGGTAAATCTGGAAAAGTGGCTTAATATTAAAATCGAAAAGTTTTCACGCGGTATGAAGCAGCGCTTGGCTTTAGCGCAAACCTTACTGCACGACCCGCCGATTCTTATCTTTGATGAACCGGCTTTAGGTTTAGACCCCAGGGCGGTGATTGAATTTAGGCGAATAATTATCGAAGCCGGAAAAGATAAAACTGTCTTTTTTGCCTCTCACCAATTAAGCGAAGTCGCTCAAATATGCAAACACGTCGCGATTATAGACCGCGGCAAACTGCTCGGTTACGACGCTATCGAAAACTTGGAGCGCGATTACGGCTCTTTAGAGAATGCCTATCTCGAGTTAACGGGGGTTCCGAGTGAGTGA
- a CDS encoding ABC transporter permease, translating to MSELKKLQTVINYEFLKHIRRKRLYVILLLVLISEAATLIGFQTMMGGFPDNAALLAVMLSVGPSMAAFGAIFFSGDAIAGEFESKTGFLLFTNPVKRTTLVLGKYIAGCMAVAILVIFAYAVLCISLFAVYQTIPPETAQSFGLCLLYSISILAVTFLFSSLTKSSMSAIVITLVLIMVISGTIESILMLAGKPYWFLISAAGDGIALVYEGNTELILSGLIPMEEAGNFPFEIQVPNIGHSVLAMVIYLVGGLIPSLIITNRRELS from the coding sequence GTGAGTGAGTTAAAGAAATTACAAACCGTTATCAATTACGAATTTCTGAAACATATTCGTCGGAAGCGATTATATGTGATTTTGCTTTTGGTGCTTATCAGCGAAGCCGCAACGCTAATCGGTTTTCAAACAATGATGGGCGGCTTCCCCGATAATGCCGCTTTGCTGGCGGTAATGCTTTCCGTCGGGCCGTCAATGGCGGCTTTCGGAGCAATTTTCTTTTCGGGGGATGCCATTGCCGGAGAATTTGAAAGCAAAACCGGCTTTTTGTTGTTTACCAATCCCGTAAAGCGCACTACATTGGTGCTCGGTAAATACATCGCCGGTTGTATGGCAGTGGCAATCTTGGTAATTTTCGCATACGCCGTGCTTTGTATTTCCCTTTTTGCCGTTTATCAAACTATTCCTCCGGAAACGGCGCAATCTTTCGGTTTATGTCTTTTGTACAGCATTTCGATTTTGGCGGTCACTTTCCTGTTTAGCTCTCTAACCAAAAGTTCAATGAGCGCCATTGTGATTACGCTGGTTCTAATTATGGTAATTTCAGGGACAATCGAAAGCATTTTGATGCTGGCAGGCAAACCGTATTGGTTTTTGATATCCGCCGCCGGCGATGGAATTGCCCTTGTTTACGAAGGTAACACTGAGCTGATACTATCAGGTTTAATTCCGATGGAAGAGGCCGGTAATTTCCCGTTTGAAATACAGGTTCCGAATATCGGACATAGTGTTCTTGCAATGGTTATTTATTTGGTGGGAGGCCTTATTCCCAGCCTGATTATAACCAATCGCAGAGAGCTTAGCTAA
- a CDS encoding diacylglycerol kinase family protein produces MTPLKTKVIVNPVAGAKTTYRKWPLINELLQSGGIPFEYQYTEGIGHAIELAREATANGYSFVVAVGGDGTINEVANGILQSGDSSNATIGIISTGTGGDFIRTAGITRDYIQACNSICASNKRMIDVGVVEYHKDGKPHKRYFVNSAGVGFDAHAIEAASRLPKIFGGTVPYVLGLLKSVVSYKNKSVNLCLEEECQDRRVLTVVMANGCYFGGGMCIAPTADIYDGFFDVVSVGDVNKLDLLKTFPKIYKGTHTTHPKVKVERASEVKINSAEKVVIEADGEFLGECPATFRIIPAALSLAL; encoded by the coding sequence ATGACTCCATTAAAAACTAAGGTTATCGTTAATCCTGTGGCCGGAGCCAAAACCACATATCGCAAGTGGCCCCTTATCAATGAATTGCTGCAAAGCGGCGGAATCCCTTTCGAATATCAATACACTGAAGGAATCGGGCACGCCATTGAACTTGCTCGTGAAGCAACCGCAAACGGTTACAGCTTTGTGGTGGCGGTCGGCGGAGACGGAACCATCAATGAGGTTGCCAACGGCATCTTGCAATCCGGCGACTCATCAAACGCAACGATCGGTATTATCAGTACCGGAACGGGCGGTGATTTTATACGTACCGCCGGTATTACACGGGATTATATTCAGGCTTGCAATTCTATTTGCGCCTCAAACAAACGGATGATCGATGTTGGAGTGGTTGAGTACCACAAAGACGGAAAACCGCATAAGCGCTATTTTGTAAACTCCGCGGGGGTTGGTTTTGATGCCCATGCAATAGAAGCTGCCAGCCGCCTGCCGAAAATATTCGGCGGAACAGTTCCTTACGTACTCGGTTTACTTAAATCCGTTGTCAGTTATAAAAATAAGTCGGTCAACCTTTGCTTGGAAGAGGAATGCCAGGACAGAAGGGTGTTAACGGTTGTAATGGCTAACGGCTGCTATTTTGGCGGCGGAATGTGTATTGCCCCTACCGCCGATATTTACGACGGCTTTTTTGATGTAGTCAGCGTCGGCGATGTAAATAAACTGGATCTTTTAAAGACGTTCCCGAAGATATACAAAGGAACGCATACCACCCATCCTAAAGTAAAAGTTGAACGGGCTTCCGAAGTTAAAATCAACTCCGCCGAGAAAGTTGTAATTGAAGCGGACGGGGAATTCCTTGGAGAATGTCCGGCCACATTCCGAATAATTCCGGCAGCCTTGAGTTTAGCGCTCTAG
- a CDS encoding deoxyuridine 5'-triphosphate nucleotidohydrolase, with protein MSNVLSKYDIQKLLNANPPLIESFINTDEQLQPNGVDFTLRSISALQSAGKIAINNKDRVLSGQSPLAFDASGFIHLPQGVYSVTYNEIVHLPKNVMALATPRSSLLRCGVTVNTAVWDAGYSGRSESLLAVHNPAGFSLQQNARIIQMVFFRLASETDAYSGIYQGENI; from the coding sequence ATGTCCAATGTCCTATCTAAATACGATATCCAAAAGCTGTTAAATGCAAACCCGCCCCTGATAGAGAGCTTTATCAACACGGATGAACAGCTCCAACCGAACGGGGTCGACTTTACGCTTCGCAGTATATCCGCATTGCAATCCGCCGGTAAAATTGCGATTAACAACAAAGACAGGGTTCTGTCGGGTCAATCTCCGCTGGCGTTTGATGCAAGCGGCTTTATACACCTGCCCCAAGGGGTTTACAGCGTTACTTATAACGAAATAGTGCATTTACCGAAAAACGTAATGGCACTTGCTACGCCGCGCTCAAGCCTTTTACGCTGCGGGGTTACCGTTAATACCGCTGTTTGGGACGCAGGATATTCGGGGCGCTCGGAATCTTTGCTTGCGGTACATAATCCGGCGGGGTTCTCTTTGCAGCAAAATGCGCGCATAATACAGATGGTCTTTTTCAGGCTGGCCTCAGAAACCGATGCTTACAGCGGCATTTATCAGGGGGAAAATATTTAG
- a CDS encoding metallopeptidase family protein, which yields MDRERFEQLVIKAIERLPKEFLELMDNVDVVVEDYPTAEQLKNEDAEDEILLLGLYEGVPQTCRGSYYGMVIPDKITIFQKAIESISATDDEIERQIEKTVRHEIAHHFGSSEETLRLIEGEDDFS from the coding sequence ATGGACAGAGAACGGTTTGAACAGCTGGTTATTAAGGCGATTGAAAGACTGCCGAAAGAATTTTTGGAGTTGATGGATAACGTCGACGTGGTGGTGGAAGATTACCCGACGGCTGAGCAACTTAAAAACGAAGATGCCGAAGATGAGATATTACTGCTGGGTCTTTACGAAGGGGTGCCGCAGACATGCCGCGGCAGTTACTACGGAATGGTAATTCCGGATAAAATCACCATTTTCCAAAAGGCAATCGAATCAATATCGGCAACGGATGATGAGATTGAAAGGCAGATTGAAAAAACAGTACGACACGAAATAGCTCACCACTTTGGCAGTAGCGAGGAAACTCTAAGGCTGATAGAGGGGGAAGATGATTTCAGCTAG
- a CDS encoding hydrolase, with the protein MFADNKSETECCPKFDPIPWDGQEIIWCDKLFIKDTVPQLFHIPLPGILPKKISAMWNKIEAAGAKPENKDFLMLMSESSQWKGEVYISVTKEISEAENIKLSGTYLTRVFDGAYNNIPKWIKEMESYVSQKGKSVKNYYFYHTTCPKCAQKHGHNYTVVFAEV; encoded by the coding sequence TTGTTTGCGGATAATAAGTCAGAAACAGAATGTTGCCCTAAATTTGACCCCATACCTTGGGATGGCCAAGAAATTATCTGGTGCGACAAATTGTTTATCAAAGATACCGTTCCGCAGCTTTTTCATATTCCGCTGCCGGGTATTTTACCTAAAAAGATATCTGCGATGTGGAATAAAATTGAAGCCGCCGGCGCCAAACCGGAAAACAAAGACTTTTTGATGCTAATGTCGGAAAGCTCGCAGTGGAAAGGCGAAGTTTATATTAGTGTTACCAAAGAAATTTCCGAGGCCGAGAATATAAAGCTATCGGGGACTTATTTAACAAGGGTTTTTGACGGTGCGTATAATAATATCCCGAAATGGATTAAAGAAATGGAATCATACGTTTCCCAAAAAGGTAAGAGCGTTAAAAATTACTACTTTTATCATACTACTTGCCCTAAATGCGCACAAAAACATGGGCACAATTATACGGTGGTGTTTGCCGAGGTCTAA
- a CDS encoding nitrous oxide-stimulated promoter family protein, producing the protein MAENKRIKRERKTIVTMIGMYCKGNHHTAELCPECAELQEYALKRLDLCPFGEGKTTCAKCPVHCYKPQMRERVRVVMRYSGPRMTYTHPIQAVYHVIDNRRKAPLKKQD; encoded by the coding sequence ATGGCTGAAAACAAACGAATTAAACGGGAAAGAAAAACAATTGTTACGATGATTGGAATGTATTGCAAAGGGAATCATCATACGGCAGAACTATGCCCGGAGTGTGCTGAACTGCAAGAATACGCATTAAAAAGGCTTGACCTTTGCCCTTTCGGTGAGGGCAAAACAACCTGTGCCAAATGTCCTGTACATTGCTACAAACCGCAAATGAGAGAGCGGGTAAGGGTTGTGATGCGCTATTCGGGTCCGCGTATGACTTACACCCACCCTATTCAAGCTGTTTATCATGTCATTGATAACAGACGTAAAGCCCCGCTAAAAAAGCAAGATTAA
- a CDS encoding DUF3096 domain-containing protein, which translates to MGLVIAILTLVAGIVVLVWPKILNYIVAAFLIITGILGIIATL; encoded by the coding sequence ATGGGACTGGTTATTGCAATATTGACATTGGTTGCCGGCATTGTCGTTTTGGTTTGGCCTAAAATCCTAAACTATATTGTTGCCGCTTTTCTGATTATAACCGGCATTTTGGGCATTATCGCCACACTCTGA